A part of Terriglobus roseus genomic DNA contains:
- a CDS encoding lysylphosphatidylglycerol synthase transmembrane domain-containing protein produces MNKRRIAIWTIVVLLAAFLLWKIHQSQFDWHAFWLACRQVNLPLFLMATLMVYSNSVARAVRWTIFLKPSLPPEQRKPWWTLLGAQFIGFTGLAIFGRVGELIRPYLVSRRTGLSFSSQIAVVAVERIFDLAAFGILFAGNLIVSPQLNALPYHELFHKLGWVIAAMIAVLVAFVVAIRVAGEFMARLIRHIVGILSKPTGQSAEAKVLEFRNGLNVVGSTSDFIGIIVCSFALWGAVAVAYVLTMKAFPAPVHNLTIAHCLLLMGFSVVGGIVTLPGVGGGAQALTFGALTRLFGVPAELAASAAIIMYFVTTINVILPGLIYARVESVNLRTVARESAQKS; encoded by the coding sequence ATGAACAAACGCCGCATCGCTATCTGGACGATCGTCGTCCTCCTTGCAGCATTTCTTCTTTGGAAAATTCACCAATCGCAGTTTGATTGGCATGCGTTCTGGCTGGCCTGCCGCCAGGTGAACCTGCCACTGTTTTTGATGGCAACACTGATGGTCTACAGCAACTCCGTGGCGCGCGCTGTGCGATGGACCATTTTTCTAAAGCCGTCTCTGCCGCCTGAACAACGGAAGCCTTGGTGGACGCTGCTCGGCGCTCAGTTCATCGGTTTTACGGGTCTCGCCATCTTCGGGCGCGTGGGTGAACTGATTCGCCCTTACCTCGTCAGCCGACGCACTGGCTTGTCGTTCTCATCGCAGATTGCGGTCGTAGCGGTGGAGCGCATCTTCGATCTCGCTGCCTTCGGCATTCTCTTCGCCGGAAATCTCATCGTCAGTCCGCAACTGAACGCTCTGCCCTACCATGAGCTGTTTCACAAGCTGGGATGGGTCATCGCCGCCATGATTGCTGTACTGGTCGCGTTCGTTGTCGCAATTCGCGTGGCTGGCGAGTTCATGGCGCGCCTGATCCGTCATATTGTGGGCATTCTCTCCAAACCAACGGGACAAAGTGCGGAAGCCAAAGTACTGGAATTCCGCAACGGTTTGAACGTCGTGGGCAGCACCAGTGACTTCATCGGCATTATCGTGTGCAGTTTTGCTTTGTGGGGAGCCGTTGCGGTGGCCTACGTGCTCACCATGAAGGCGTTTCCAGCGCCGGTGCACAACCTGACCATTGCGCATTGCTTGCTGTTAATGGGCTTCAGCGTGGTGGGCGGCATTGTTACGTTGCCGGGAGTCGGCGGTGGAGCGCAGGCACTCACCTTCGGCGCGCTGACTCGTTTGTTTGGCGTTCCTGCAGAGCTAGCGGCAAGTGCGGCCATCATCATGTACTTTGTGACCACAATCAACGTGATCCTGCCCGGATTGATCTACGCCCGCGTGGAAAGCGTAAACCTGCGCACGGTGGCCCGCGAAAGCGCACAGAAGTCATGA
- a CDS encoding aminopeptidase, translating to MSNKPFANLTFDEKLDRLALVAVRVGLNLQEGQEVVVTASLDHIPFIRKVVAEAYKAGAYAVTVLYQDDVAALARYQNAPDAAFDYTPKWLADGIADAFRSNAARLGITGANPALLKDQDPSKISRANVAASKAMKPAMELVTRHAINWSILAGATPAWAKLVFPDLPENEAVARLWDAIFSASRITGDDPVADWKQHGENIMKRVALLNDKRYHALHFRGPGTDLVVGLADDHLWAGGGGVCGNGIFCNANIPTEECFTTPHKDRVNGTVTASKPLSHQGTLIENISVRFENGKIVEAHATAGEEALKKLIAVDDGASRLGEVALVPHSSPIAQSGLLFWNTLFDENAASHIALGQAYATCIKDGETMDEATLNSKGANSSLIHVDWMIGSGKMDVHGVFADGTEEPLMRLGEWV from the coding sequence ATGTCGAACAAGCCGTTTGCCAATCTCACCTTTGATGAAAAGCTCGACCGCCTTGCACTTGTCGCCGTTCGCGTTGGCCTGAACCTCCAGGAAGGCCAGGAAGTTGTCGTCACTGCATCGCTTGACCACATTCCGTTCATCCGCAAAGTTGTAGCAGAGGCGTACAAGGCAGGCGCATACGCTGTGACGGTGCTCTATCAGGATGACGTGGCAGCACTCGCGCGCTACCAGAACGCTCCGGACGCCGCATTCGACTACACACCTAAGTGGCTGGCCGACGGCATTGCAGACGCGTTTCGCAGCAACGCCGCGCGGCTTGGCATTACCGGCGCGAACCCAGCATTGCTAAAGGATCAGGACCCCAGCAAGATCAGCCGCGCCAACGTGGCTGCATCCAAAGCCATGAAGCCTGCGATGGAACTGGTGACGCGCCACGCCATCAACTGGAGCATCCTCGCCGGTGCAACACCAGCATGGGCCAAGCTCGTATTCCCTGACCTGCCGGAGAACGAAGCCGTCGCTCGCCTGTGGGACGCCATCTTCTCCGCATCGCGCATTACCGGCGACGACCCAGTTGCTGACTGGAAGCAGCACGGCGAAAACATCATGAAGCGCGTGGCCCTGCTGAATGACAAGCGCTATCACGCGCTACACTTCCGCGGCCCCGGAACTGATCTTGTCGTTGGTCTTGCTGACGATCATCTGTGGGCCGGTGGCGGAGGCGTCTGCGGCAACGGCATCTTCTGCAATGCGAACATTCCCACGGAAGAATGCTTCACCACACCGCACAAGGACCGTGTGAACGGCACCGTGACTGCGTCGAAGCCACTGTCGCATCAAGGCACGCTGATTGAGAACATCAGCGTCCGCTTCGAAAACGGCAAGATCGTGGAAGCGCACGCCACCGCTGGCGAAGAGGCGCTGAAGAAGCTCATCGCCGTAGACGATGGCGCAAGCCGCCTCGGCGAAGTCGCACTCGTACCGCACTCATCACCCATTGCACAGAGCGGCCTGCTCTTCTGGAACACGCTGTTCGATGAAAACGCAGCCAGCCACATTGCTCTGGGCCAGGCGTACGCCACCTGCATCAAGGACGGCGAGACGATGGACGAAGCAACGCTGAACAGCAAGGGCGCAAACAGCAGCCTGATCCACGTGGACTGGATGATTGGTTCCGGCAAGATGGATGTACACGGCGTCTTCGCAGATGGCACAGAAGAGCCACTGATGCGTCTCGGCGAGTGGGTATAA
- the asd gene encoding aspartate-semialdehyde dehydrogenase, with protein MERRKVGILGATGTVGQRFIQLLDQHPWFEITWVAASDRSAGKRYADAAKWKLDTPMPARIADLVLQPNTPAANTGDVPKIIFAALDSDIAKELEPQFADAGCAVISNSSAFRMTPDVPLVVPEVNADHLPLLTKQAAYTSKSGGYIVTNPNCSAIGLVLALKPLEERFGIESLFVSTMQAVSGAGYPGVPSLDILGNVVPFIKNEEEKLQEEVGKLLGSFNGNGIDMLPAKVSAHCNRVAVIDGHTECVSIKFKKPVTREEILAAWAEFQPLAQHHLPTAPAHPVIFTDAPDRPQPRFDVGAGNGMSTTVGRLRECPLLDWKFVLLSHNTLRGAAGAAVLNAEVLAKMDLLPGKHLHTKTGAGLAENELVNA; from the coding sequence ATGGAACGTCGCAAGGTGGGGATTCTCGGCGCGACCGGTACCGTCGGCCAGCGCTTTATTCAACTTCTGGACCAGCACCCGTGGTTTGAGATCACGTGGGTTGCGGCAAGCGATCGTTCGGCGGGCAAACGCTACGCCGACGCCGCCAAATGGAAGCTGGACACCCCCATGCCCGCGCGCATTGCGGACCTGGTACTGCAACCGAACACGCCTGCTGCCAACACCGGTGACGTGCCGAAGATCATCTTCGCCGCGCTGGACAGCGACATTGCCAAGGAACTGGAGCCGCAGTTTGCAGACGCGGGATGCGCTGTCATCTCCAACTCGTCCGCCTTCCGCATGACTCCGGATGTACCGCTGGTAGTGCCTGAGGTCAATGCAGACCATCTGCCTCTGCTGACGAAGCAGGCTGCCTACACATCGAAAAGTGGTGGCTACATTGTCACCAACCCCAACTGCTCGGCCATTGGCCTGGTGCTTGCGCTGAAGCCGCTGGAAGAGCGTTTCGGGATTGAGTCGCTATTCGTGAGCACCATGCAGGCCGTTAGCGGCGCTGGCTATCCCGGCGTGCCTTCGCTGGACATTCTGGGCAACGTGGTTCCCTTCATCAAGAACGAAGAGGAAAAGCTGCAAGAAGAAGTGGGCAAGCTGCTGGGCAGCTTCAACGGCAATGGCATTGACATGCTGCCGGCAAAGGTCAGCGCGCACTGCAACCGCGTTGCCGTGATCGACGGTCACACAGAGTGCGTCTCCATCAAGTTCAAGAAGCCCGTCACGCGCGAAGAAATTCTCGCCGCATGGGCTGAGTTCCAGCCGCTGGCGCAGCATCATCTACCTACCGCACCTGCGCATCCGGTGATCTTCACCGACGCGCCGGATCGTCCGCAGCCACGCTTTGACGTGGGTGCAGGCAATGGCATGAGCACCACCGTGGGTCGGCTGCGTGAGTGCCCGCTGCTGGACTGGAAGTTTGTCCTGCTGAGCCACAACACACTGCGCGGAGCCGCTGGCGCTGCGGTTCTGAACGCAGAAGTCCTCGCAAAGATGGATTTGCTGCCCGGAAAGCATCTGCACACCAAGACTGGAGCAGGGCTTGCCGAGAATGAGTTGGTGAACGCATGA
- the dapA gene encoding 4-hydroxy-tetrahydrodipicolinate synthase, protein MEPAIITGLGTAIITPFHPDESVDHASLKKLVEAQIAGGVDFLVACGSTGEASTLTEDETDAVIATVIEAATGRIPVVAGCTHNSTREAVARAQRIAKIKGLSGILTANPYYNKPTQQGQYLHFKAIADAVAPLPVLLYNIPGRTAANLLPETVVRLAELPNVIGIKESSGNLAQIGELLAIKPASFAVFSGDDYLALPIVAGGGVGLISVASNVAPKEVKAVVTAALSGNREAASEAASKVHALNTVLFAEPNPAPTKALLAAMKIAAGDTLRLPMLPVGDKTRESLHKIATELHLL, encoded by the coding sequence ATGGAACCCGCGATTATTACTGGACTCGGCACTGCAATCATCACCCCTTTTCACCCGGACGAGAGCGTCGATCACGCTTCGCTGAAGAAACTGGTGGAAGCGCAGATTGCAGGTGGTGTCGATTTCCTGGTGGCCTGTGGTTCCACGGGCGAAGCCAGCACCCTGACCGAAGACGAGACGGATGCGGTCATCGCGACCGTGATTGAAGCTGCTACTGGACGCATCCCTGTTGTAGCTGGGTGCACGCACAACAGCACACGTGAGGCCGTCGCGCGCGCGCAACGCATTGCGAAGATCAAGGGCCTGAGCGGCATCCTTACCGCCAACCCGTATTACAACAAGCCCACACAACAGGGCCAGTATCTACACTTCAAGGCCATCGCGGACGCCGTCGCGCCGCTGCCGGTGCTGCTCTACAACATCCCCGGACGCACGGCCGCAAACCTGCTTCCGGAGACAGTCGTGCGTCTGGCTGAGTTGCCAAATGTCATCGGCATCAAGGAATCCAGCGGCAATCTTGCGCAGATCGGCGAACTACTCGCCATCAAGCCTGCAAGTTTCGCCGTCTTCTCCGGCGACGATTATCTTGCGCTTCCCATCGTTGCGGGCGGTGGCGTGGGACTGATCTCTGTGGCGTCGAACGTTGCTCCTAAGGAAGTGAAGGCAGTGGTCACTGCTGCACTTTCCGGCAACCGAGAAGCAGCCTCAGAAGCTGCCAGTAAGGTTCACGCGTTGAACACGGTGCTCTTTGCTGAACCCAACCCAGCGCCCACCAAGGCTCTGCTGGCAGCGATGAAGATCGCCGCAGGCGATACGCTTCGTCTCCCCATGCTGCCGGTTGGCGACAAGACGCGCGAATCGCTACATAAAATCGCCACGGAACTCCATCTGCTGTAA
- the lysC gene encoding lysine-sensitive aspartokinase 3, which translates to MSNASRPQLVVMKFGGTSVEDAAAIRRTAAVVRGRREKGLEVVVVVSAMAKVTDTLLAAAAAAGHGDKSGALALSARLRSRHLETAGELVKQPQLNVLLNHIQHDFDHLDDLLRGIAAVGELTPRTTDNVVSYGERLSSQIVAAAFDAAGIKGIHLDARQCIVTDDGYGKAIPNEALIEARLKEHALPLIEQGLTPVMGGFIGATEKGITTTLGRGGSDFSAALVGGGLHGGAIEIWTDVNGIMTTDPRICPDALRVKTISFEEAAELAYFGAKVLHPATILPAVQQNIPVFVLNSRNAANEGTRISAVAPPCRSPFKCIAVKKKLTIVDIVASRMLMTHGYLKAVFDVFDKHKVVIDMVSTSEVSISVTVDTSDKLPQIAEDLSKIADVKYESNKALVCLVGEDIRGHAGIAGKVFTAIGHVNVRMISQGASEINMSFMIEEDDASEAIRSLHSTFFADPDPNIFDLDARANTTGAPPVNEPARITVQ; encoded by the coding sequence ATGAGCAATGCATCCCGTCCGCAACTCGTTGTGATGAAATTTGGTGGCACCTCCGTAGAGGACGCCGCTGCAATCCGCCGCACCGCAGCTGTTGTGCGTGGCCGCCGCGAAAAGGGTTTGGAAGTTGTCGTTGTTGTCTCAGCAATGGCGAAGGTGACAGACACGCTTCTGGCCGCTGCAGCAGCAGCCGGTCATGGTGACAAGTCCGGTGCACTGGCACTATCTGCGCGTCTGCGTTCGCGCCACTTGGAAACCGCAGGTGAATTGGTGAAGCAGCCGCAGTTGAATGTGTTGCTAAACCACATCCAGCACGACTTCGATCATCTGGACGATCTGCTGCGTGGCATTGCCGCCGTGGGTGAACTTACTCCGCGCACAACGGACAACGTGGTGAGCTACGGTGAACGCCTCAGCAGCCAGATTGTTGCCGCTGCATTCGATGCTGCCGGGATCAAGGGTATCCATCTCGACGCACGCCAGTGCATCGTCACCGATGACGGCTACGGCAAGGCGATCCCGAATGAAGCCTTGATTGAAGCGCGCTTGAAGGAACATGCGCTTCCTTTGATTGAACAGGGACTGACGCCGGTTATGGGTGGCTTTATCGGTGCCACCGAAAAAGGCATCACAACAACACTGGGCCGCGGTGGCAGTGACTTCTCTGCTGCGCTGGTTGGCGGCGGTCTGCATGGCGGCGCCATTGAAATCTGGACGGACGTCAACGGCATCATGACGACCGATCCGCGCATCTGCCCGGACGCGTTGCGTGTGAAGACCATCTCGTTTGAAGAAGCAGCGGAACTCGCTTACTTCGGCGCGAAGGTGTTGCATCCTGCAACAATCCTGCCCGCTGTGCAGCAGAACATTCCTGTGTTCGTGCTCAACAGCCGCAACGCTGCAAACGAAGGCACACGTATCAGCGCTGTTGCACCGCCGTGCCGTTCGCCGTTCAAGTGCATTGCGGTAAAGAAGAAGCTGACCATCGTGGACATCGTCGCCAGCCGCATGCTGATGACGCATGGCTATCTGAAGGCAGTCTTCGACGTCTTCGACAAGCACAAGGTCGTCATCGATATGGTTTCCACTTCGGAGGTCTCCATCTCCGTCACAGTGGACACCAGTGACAAGCTGCCGCAGATTGCAGAAGACCTTTCGAAGATTGCCGACGTGAAGTACGAGAGTAACAAGGCGCTGGTCTGCCTGGTGGGCGAGGATATTCGCGGACACGCTGGCATTGCAGGCAAAGTTTTCACTGCGATTGGCCACGTAAACGTGCGCATGATTTCTCAGGGTGCCAGCGAAATCAACATGAGTTTCATGATCGAAGAGGATGATGCATCAGAGGCGATCCGTTCGCTGCACAGTACCTTCTTCGCCGATCCTGATCCGAACATCTTTGATCTGGATGCACGCGCCAACACCACCGGCGCACCACCAGTGAACGAACCAGCACGCATCACGGTGCAGTAA
- a CDS encoding TMEM175 family protein, with product MPAHEMKSTRLEAFSDGVIAVIITIMVLELHVPEAHGFAGFLHILPRLGIYGLSFLVVAIYWVNHHDLCSRTEVINYRVLWANLLFLFTLSLLPYFTDYVAEHHYDSFSTALYTVTFIVVAIGFLVLRLSLNGLHDDHEEKLPSRDRKETVKHITSLALYVIALPVAYYKPILSLALDFAVTLIWIVPELGTQRPSHRKHRG from the coding sequence ATGCCCGCACATGAAATGAAGTCAACCCGACTGGAAGCCTTCAGTGACGGCGTCATCGCCGTCATCATCACTATCATGGTGCTGGAGCTTCACGTGCCGGAGGCGCACGGCTTCGCGGGTTTCCTTCACATCCTGCCGCGCCTGGGCATCTATGGACTGAGCTTTCTTGTGGTGGCGATTTACTGGGTGAACCACCATGACCTCTGCAGTCGCACTGAGGTCATCAACTACCGCGTGCTCTGGGCGAATCTGCTCTTCCTCTTCACGTTGTCGCTCCTGCCCTATTTCACGGACTACGTCGCCGAACATCACTACGACTCGTTCTCCACTGCGCTCTATACCGTCACCTTCATCGTCGTTGCGATAGGGTTTCTGGTGCTGCGACTCTCGCTCAACGGCCTGCATGACGATCATGAGGAAAAGCTGCCCAGCCGTGATCGCAAAGAGACCGTGAAACACATCACCAGTCTGGCTCTCTACGTCATCGCCCTTCCAGTGGCGTATTACAAACCGATCCTGTCGCTGGCGCTGGATTTTGCGGTAACGCTGATCTGGATCGTGCCGGAGTTGGGCACCCAACGTCCATCGCACCGCAAACACCGCGGTTAG
- a CDS encoding 4-hydroxy-tetrahydrodipicolinate reductase — translation MRMLVLGHGKTGKLVAEVATERGHGVHVLDAKENPRGAALTAPFVAGFDVVIDFTTPEAVLTNLRACLAVGAKVVVGTTGWYQQLNDMTSLAIRKDAALLHGTNYSIGVQVMLQLAKQMTDSLKKYGYDFKIEETHHTQKLDAPSGTAVSIQQAMNAAGEVPIESIREGDVAGIHIAEAISAGDKLSLRHEAFGRRGFAEGAVRAAEWLSTRKGVYDFRDIFTQI, via the coding sequence ATGCGGATGCTGGTTCTGGGACACGGCAAGACAGGCAAGCTGGTAGCAGAGGTCGCCACAGAGCGCGGCCATGGCGTACACGTTCTGGATGCGAAGGAAAACCCGCGCGGAGCAGCGCTCACGGCGCCCTTCGTCGCAGGCTTTGATGTGGTGATTGACTTCACCACGCCCGAAGCAGTGCTGACGAATCTGCGCGCATGTCTCGCCGTAGGGGCGAAGGTAGTTGTAGGTACAACGGGTTGGTATCAGCAGCTGAACGACATGACCAGCCTGGCAATCCGCAAGGATGCTGCACTGCTCCACGGCACAAACTACTCCATCGGCGTTCAGGTAATGCTGCAACTTGCCAAGCAGATGACCGACTCGCTGAAGAAGTACGGTTACGACTTCAAGATTGAAGAGACGCATCACACGCAGAAGCTGGATGCGCCCAGCGGCACCGCCGTCAGCATTCAGCAAGCGATGAACGCAGCTGGCGAAGTGCCCATCGAATCCATCCGTGAGGGTGATGTAGCAGGCATTCACATTGCTGAAGCCATCAGCGCAGGCGACAAACTCAGCCTGCGTCATGAGGCCTTTGGCCGCCGTGGTTTCGCAGAAGGTGCGGTGCGCGCCGCCGAGTGGCTCAGCACACGCAAGGGTGTCTACGACTTCCGCGACATCTTCACGCAGATCTAA
- the nrdR gene encoding transcriptional regulator NrdR produces the protein MKCPFCGWAQDKVVDSRESKEADSIRRRRECEKCNKRFTTYERIDEIPYMVVKKDGRREKFDRQKVLNGLLHACQKRPVPTGKLGKIVDETEAYVVDSPERERTTVEVGELIMTRLKEIDTVAYIRFASVYRDFKDVREFKAELEELLGSRIRKPSTGI, from the coding sequence ATGAAGTGTCCGTTTTGCGGCTGGGCTCAGGATAAAGTCGTTGATTCACGCGAGAGCAAGGAGGCGGATAGCATCCGTCGCCGCCGCGAGTGCGAGAAGTGCAATAAGCGCTTCACCACATACGAACGCATCGATGAAATTCCCTACATGGTCGTGAAGAAGGACGGACGCCGCGAGAAGTTTGATCGGCAGAAGGTCCTGAATGGCTTGCTGCACGCATGCCAGAAGCGTCCCGTCCCAACAGGCAAGCTGGGCAAGATCGTGGATGAGACTGAAGCCTACGTGGTGGATTCGCCGGAGCGCGAACGCACGACCGTAGAGGTCGGCGAACTGATCATGACGCGACTGAAAGAGATTGATACGGTCGCGTATATCCGTTTCGCCAGCGTCTATCGTGACTTTAAGGACGTGCGCGAATTCAAGGCAGAGCTGGAAGAGCTGCTGGGATCGAGAATTCGCAAGCCATCCACGGGAATATAA